One Esox lucius isolate fEsoLuc1 chromosome 1, fEsoLuc1.pri, whole genome shotgun sequence genomic region harbors:
- the sst1.2 gene encoding somatostatin-2: MKFCQIHCVLALLVLTLAICSHGAASQPDLDIHSRRLLQRARAAGTATQGWSRQAVEDILSQLSLPESEVQESEVSQAGDKEDLRMELERSVDNSNILPPRERKAGCKNFYWKGYTSC, encoded by the exons ATGAAGTTCTGCCAGATTCACTGTGTCCTGGCCCTCCTGGTTCTGACCCTGGCAATTTGCAGCCATGGAGCTGCCTCACAGCCTGATTTGGACATCCACAGCCGCCGACTCCTTCAGAGGGCCCGTGCTGCTGGAACGGCTACACAG GGTTGGAGTAGGCAAGCAGTGGAGGACATTCTATCCCAACTGTCTTTACCTGAGTCTGAGGTCCAGGAAAGCGAAGTGTCACAGGCAGGGGACAAAGAGGACCTGCGTATGGAGCTGGAGCGCTCAGTGGACAACTCCAACATCCTGCCCCCTCGCGAGCGCAAAGCTGGCTGCAAGAACTTCTACTGGAAGGGATACACTTCCTGCTGA